A part of Setaria viridis chromosome 8, Setaria_viridis_v4.0, whole genome shotgun sequence genomic DNA contains:
- the LOC117866364 gene encoding cytosolic sulfotransferase 18: MSQAKEERSATNSSPESHGTDLISKLPMRETPSEPQILYKNFWFRRIFLERIMLLEATFKARHDDIILATNPKCGTTWLKALSFAITNRSHYDSGNHPLLTRHPQEVIPTIDVEIPLNGDLNFIEKLPPPRILATHLPLSLLPESIRIQGCRIVYICRDPKDAFVSRWHFVSDFFGEKTDINVAFNMFCEGVLDYGPYWDHCLEYWRESVKSDRILFLKYEEMMLEPVKFVKVLASFLGVPFTGEEEDAGVPEELVRLCSFKTLSGVNSSQTEVVQRGSVVVKKSAYFRRGKVGDWVNHISEEMARKLDDIVQEKLKGSGLVF, from the coding sequence ATGTCACAGGCCAAGGAGGAGAGAAGCGCCACAAACAGCTCGCCCGAAAGCCATGGTACTGATCTCATATCCAAACTTCCAATGAGAGAGACTCCGTCAGAGCCACAAATTCTCTACAAGAACTTCTGGTTTCGACGGATTTTTCTTGAGAGGATTATGCTCCTGGAGGCGACCTTCAAGGCTCGCCATGACGATATCATCCTCGCCACGAACCCCAAGTGTGGTACAACTTGGTTGAAGGCTCTCTCATTTGCTATCACCAACCGTTCTCACTATGACTCTGGTAACCACCCGCTTCTCACCCGTCACCCCCAAGAGGTCATTCCGACCATTGACGTTGAAATCCCTTTAAATGGGGACCTGAACTTCATCGAAAAACTCCCGCCTCCGAGGATCCTTGCTACTCACTTGCCCCTTTCATTGCTCCCAGAGTCCATAAGAATCCAAGGTTGCCGAATCGTGTACATCTGCCGCGATCCTAAGGATGCATTCGTGTCACGGTGGCACTTTGTAAGTGATTTTTTTGGAGAAAAAACTGATATTAATGTTGCATTCAACATGTTTTGCGAGGGCGTATTGGACTATGGTCCTTACTGGGATCACTGTCTCGAATATTGGAGAGAGAGCGTTAAGTCTGATAGAATTCTTTTCCTAAAGTATGAAGAGATGATGTTAGAGCCGGTAAAGTTTGTCAAGGTGCTGGCATCATTCCTCGGTGTCCCATTTaccggtgaagaagaagatgccgGGGTTCCTGAAGAGCTTGTGAGATTGTGCAGCTTCAAGACGCTTAGTGGAGTGAACAGTAGTCAAACAGAAGTTGTTCAAAGGGGAAGCGTAGTGGTTAAAAAATCAGCATACTTTAGAAGAGGGAAGGTGGGGGATTGGGTGAATCACATTAGTGAAGAAATGGCCAGGAAATTGGACGACATCGTACAAGAGAAACTCAAAGGATCTGGCCTTGTATTTTGA